In a genomic window of Azospirillum baldaniorum:
- a CDS encoding gamma-glutamyltransferase family protein: protein MLNTPRSRRGMVTSPHHLASQAGLQILRDGGTAVEAAVAVAAALAVVYPHMTGIGGDGFWLIAEPGRDPVAIDACGGAGKAVSLDLYRRHGHATVPWRGPLAANTVAGTIDGWREALAVSAGWAEPLPLARILEEAIAHAEQGIPVTVSQEGLTRQKLHELKDVPGFKDTFLPGGAVPLEGSTLKQPALAATLRRLAAEGLDSFYRGPLAASIAADLQRAGAPVDAADLAAHAAHCRPALSVGVRGARLFNHPPPTQGLASLMILALFDRLGVTEGEGFDHIHGLIEATKQAFLVRDREVGDPAYMGREAQSFLDDAVLDGLAANIDRARALPWPHVAKPGDTVWLGVIDGQGRAVSMIQSVYFEFGSGLVLPETGITWQNRGASFRLAEDGWNALAPGRKPFHTLNPAMARFDDGRSMVYGTMGGEGQPQTQAAVFSRYAMFGQGLQAAVTAPRWLLGRTWGEDSVTLKLESRFDPALVAALRDAGHEVELLDPYTSTMGHAGAIVRHADGTLEGATDPRSDGAVAAW from the coding sequence ATGCTGAACACGCCGCGCAGCCGCCGGGGAATGGTCACCTCCCCGCATCATCTCGCCAGCCAGGCCGGCCTCCAGATCCTGCGCGACGGCGGCACCGCCGTCGAGGCGGCGGTTGCGGTCGCCGCGGCGCTGGCCGTCGTCTACCCGCACATGACCGGCATCGGCGGCGACGGCTTCTGGCTGATCGCCGAGCCGGGGCGCGACCCCGTCGCCATCGACGCCTGTGGCGGGGCGGGCAAGGCCGTCTCGCTCGACCTCTACCGGCGCCACGGCCACGCCACCGTGCCCTGGCGTGGGCCGCTGGCGGCCAACACGGTCGCCGGCACCATCGACGGCTGGCGCGAGGCGCTGGCGGTCAGCGCCGGCTGGGCCGAGCCGCTGCCGCTCGCCCGCATCCTGGAGGAGGCGATCGCCCATGCCGAGCAGGGCATCCCGGTCACCGTCAGCCAGGAAGGGCTGACCCGCCAGAAGCTGCACGAGCTGAAGGATGTCCCTGGCTTCAAGGACACCTTCCTGCCGGGCGGCGCCGTGCCGCTCGAAGGCTCGACGCTGAAGCAGCCGGCGCTCGCCGCCACGCTGCGCCGGCTGGCGGCGGAGGGGCTGGACAGCTTCTACCGCGGGCCGCTCGCCGCCTCCATCGCGGCGGATCTGCAGCGCGCCGGCGCGCCGGTGGACGCGGCGGATCTCGCGGCCCACGCGGCGCACTGCCGCCCGGCCCTGTCGGTCGGCGTGCGCGGGGCGCGGCTGTTCAACCACCCGCCGCCGACGCAGGGTCTGGCCTCGCTGATGATCCTCGCTTTGTTCGACCGGCTGGGGGTGACGGAGGGCGAAGGGTTCGACCACATCCACGGTCTGATCGAGGCGACCAAGCAGGCCTTCCTGGTCCGCGACCGCGAGGTCGGCGACCCGGCCTACATGGGACGTGAGGCGCAGAGCTTCCTCGACGACGCGGTGCTGGACGGGCTGGCGGCGAACATCGACCGCGCCCGCGCGCTGCCCTGGCCGCATGTCGCCAAGCCCGGCGACACGGTGTGGCTGGGCGTGATCGACGGGCAGGGCCGCGCCGTCAGCATGATCCAGAGCGTCTATTTCGAATTCGGCTCCGGCCTCGTCCTGCCGGAGACCGGCATCACCTGGCAGAACCGCGGCGCCTCCTTCCGTCTGGCGGAGGATGGCTGGAACGCGCTGGCGCCGGGGCGCAAGCCCTTCCACACGCTGAACCCGGCGATGGCCCGCTTCGACGACGGGCGCAGCATGGTCTACGGCACCATGGGCGGGGAGGGGCAGCCGCAGACGCAGGCCGCCGTCTTCTCCCGCTACGCGATGTTCGGGCAGGGCCTGCAGGCCGCCGTCACGGCGCCGCGTTGGCTGCTCGGCCGCACCTGGGGCGAGGACAGCGTGACGCTGAAGCTGGAAAGCCGCTTCGACCCCGCCCTGGTCGCCGCCCTGCGCGACGCCGGGCACGAGGTCGAGCTGCTCGATCCGTACACGAGCACCATGGGGCATGCGGGCGCCATCGTCCGCCATGCCGACGGAACGCTGGAGGGGGCGACCGATCCCCGCAGCGACGGCGCGGTCGCCGCCTGGTGA
- a CDS encoding ABC transporter substrate-binding protein — protein MRTMKTTALLLSAALLAPGVAFAQETIKIGVTQPLTGAVAASGNYVANGARVAEEVVNANGGVLGKKIQLIIEDNKSNPKEAVASAEKLIVRDKVPVLMGAWSSTFTLAVMPKLVEYGVPMVVETSSSTKITTSGNPWVFRIAPTSAMEAKSFAEKLDHFQPAIQKADFLAVNNDFGRGSADEFRKMLQAKGVKIGVTETMAPEATDLSAQLSSIKQSGGDTLFVTTGVEQITLILKQAAELRLPHRVITNGGSSSPDQLIAQAGAAADGGYFTLFFAPWFPEKAVHPTVAKTFVDGWNKKGYDFAGLTEGYRGYDGIMTIVEAIKKAGKAEPQAIRDALWTVKLDGVNGDIAFKKDGPEGKESGQNEANVYVVQVKDGKVTMP, from the coding sequence ATGCGGACGATGAAGACCACGGCGTTGCTGCTGAGCGCCGCGCTGCTGGCGCCGGGCGTGGCCTTTGCGCAGGAGACGATCAAGATCGGCGTGACCCAGCCGCTGACCGGCGCGGTCGCCGCGTCAGGCAACTACGTCGCCAACGGCGCGCGGGTGGCGGAGGAGGTCGTGAACGCCAACGGCGGCGTTCTCGGCAAGAAGATCCAGCTGATCATCGAGGACAACAAGAGCAACCCGAAGGAGGCCGTCGCCTCCGCCGAGAAGCTGATCGTGCGCGACAAGGTCCCGGTGCTGATGGGCGCCTGGAGCTCCACCTTCACCCTGGCGGTGATGCCGAAGCTGGTGGAGTACGGCGTGCCGATGGTGGTGGAGACCTCCTCCTCGACCAAGATCACCACCTCGGGCAACCCGTGGGTCTTCCGCATCGCCCCGACCTCCGCCATGGAGGCCAAGTCCTTCGCGGAGAAGCTGGACCACTTCCAGCCGGCCATCCAGAAGGCTGATTTCCTGGCAGTGAACAACGACTTCGGCCGCGGCTCGGCCGACGAGTTCCGCAAGATGCTCCAGGCCAAGGGCGTCAAGATCGGCGTCACCGAGACGATGGCGCCGGAGGCCACCGACCTGTCGGCCCAGCTCTCCAGCATCAAGCAGTCGGGCGGCGACACGCTGTTCGTCACCACCGGCGTCGAGCAGATCACCCTGATCCTGAAGCAGGCGGCCGAGTTGCGCCTGCCGCACCGGGTCATCACCAACGGCGGTTCCTCCTCCCCCGACCAGCTCATCGCGCAGGCGGGTGCCGCGGCGGACGGCGGCTATTTCACGCTGTTCTTCGCCCCCTGGTTCCCGGAGAAGGCCGTCCACCCGACGGTCGCCAAGACCTTCGTCGATGGCTGGAACAAGAAGGGCTACGACTTCGCCGGCCTGACCGAGGGCTACCGCGGCTATGACGGCATCATGACCATCGTGGAAGCCATCAAGAAAGCCGGCAAGGCCGAGCCGCAGGCCATCCGCGACGCGCTGTGGACCGTCAAGCTGGACGGCGTGAACGGCGACATCGCCTTCAAGAAGGACGGCCCGGAGGGCAAGGAGAGCGGCCAGAACGAGGCCAACGTCTACGTCGTCCAGGTGAAGGACGGCAAGGTGACGATGCCGTAA
- a CDS encoding sulfite exporter TauE/SafE family protein — MAGHPVTGLGIASVPQLPILGGGLLLAGGFAGLAAGMMGVGGGIVIVPVLYHLFTVLGVDEAVRMHVAVGTSLATIIATSLTSLRAHRRRGAVDGDLLRAWGPAIFLGVLAGTAVAGVVRGPVLTAVFAGMAVLVTLHMLFGKPEWRIADGLPSGAPRQGLAGGIGMMSAMMGIGGGTLSVPILTLFGYPIHRAVGTAAALGFIIGVPGTVGFVLTGWNVPGRPDFSLGYVNLLGLALILPASMAMAPLGARLAHSLDTRVLRRVFALFLGLTAVRMIHGLLP, encoded by the coding sequence GTGGCGGGGCATCCCGTGACCGGGCTGGGGATCGCGTCGGTGCCGCAGCTTCCCATCCTCGGCGGCGGGCTGCTGCTGGCCGGCGGTTTCGCCGGGCTGGCGGCCGGCATGATGGGGGTGGGCGGCGGCATCGTGATCGTGCCGGTGCTCTATCACCTGTTCACCGTGCTGGGCGTGGACGAGGCCGTGCGCATGCACGTCGCGGTCGGCACCTCGCTGGCCACCATCATCGCCACCTCGCTCACCTCCCTGCGCGCCCATCGGCGGCGCGGCGCCGTGGACGGCGACCTGCTGCGCGCCTGGGGGCCGGCGATCTTCCTCGGCGTGCTGGCGGGAACGGCGGTGGCCGGCGTGGTGCGCGGCCCGGTGCTGACGGCGGTGTTCGCCGGGATGGCGGTCCTGGTCACGCTGCACATGCTGTTCGGCAAGCCCGAGTGGCGCATCGCCGACGGGCTGCCGAGCGGCGCGCCGCGCCAGGGGCTGGCCGGCGGCATCGGCATGATGTCGGCGATGATGGGCATCGGCGGCGGCACGCTCAGCGTCCCCATCCTGACCCTGTTCGGCTACCCGATCCACCGCGCGGTCGGCACGGCGGCGGCGCTGGGCTTCATCATTGGTGTGCCGGGAACGGTGGGCTTCGTGCTGACCGGCTGGAACGTGCCGGGCCGCCCGGATTTCAGCCTGGGCTACGTCAACCTGCTGGGGCTTGCGCTGATCCTGCCGGCCTCCATGGCGATGGCGCCGCTCGGCGCGCGGCTCGCCCACAGCCTCGACACCCGCGTCCTGCGCCGCGTCTTCGCCCTGTTCCTCGGGCTGACCGCGGTGCGGATGATCCACGGCCTTCTTCCCTGA
- a CDS encoding ABC transporter substrate-binding protein, which produces MRNVVLGGLLLTGIAASVPAQAQDTVRIGLVQPLTGSVAYNGKSVVEGARLAVEEMNAAGGVLGKKIELIVEDGQCTPANSVNAVEKLVQKDKVVTLVGAFCSSATAAIMPVAQKYKLPLITGVSSKASLTEQGNPYFFRAAETDALMAEAFAKILANDLKLTKVAYIGVNDDWGRGGVEEFSRDLTALGVKTVLTEYFDHGATDFFTLLTKLRAAKPDGVFVAAETQDGSILVKQIREMGLDTKVFGVGSWATADFINLTGEAAEGIHAAVPYASSMDTPRNQTFVQKYQAKYGIKPGKYGAAGYNALNIAGQAIARAGGTDAEAIRAALAKTSYEAPNGVYKFTDKGQAYGFDAVLVRIEKGEPKVIASTPVDAPH; this is translated from the coding sequence ATGAGAAACGTGGTACTGGGCGGCCTGCTGTTGACCGGCATCGCCGCGTCGGTTCCGGCGCAGGCGCAGGACACGGTCAGGATCGGGCTGGTCCAGCCGCTGACCGGATCGGTCGCCTACAACGGCAAGTCCGTGGTGGAAGGCGCCCGGCTCGCCGTCGAGGAGATGAACGCCGCGGGGGGCGTCCTCGGCAAGAAGATCGAACTGATCGTCGAGGACGGCCAGTGCACCCCGGCCAACTCGGTCAACGCCGTCGAAAAGCTGGTGCAGAAGGACAAGGTCGTCACGCTGGTCGGCGCCTTCTGCAGCTCCGCCACCGCGGCGATCATGCCAGTGGCCCAGAAGTACAAGCTGCCGCTGATCACCGGCGTGTCGTCGAAGGCCAGCCTGACGGAACAGGGCAACCCCTATTTCTTCCGCGCCGCCGAGACGGACGCGCTGATGGCGGAAGCCTTCGCCAAGATCCTCGCCAACGACCTGAAGCTGACCAAGGTCGCCTACATCGGCGTCAACGACGACTGGGGCCGCGGCGGGGTTGAGGAATTCTCCCGCGACCTGACGGCGCTGGGCGTCAAGACGGTGCTGACCGAGTATTTCGACCACGGCGCCACCGACTTCTTCACGCTGCTGACCAAGCTGCGCGCCGCCAAGCCGGACGGCGTGTTCGTCGCCGCGGAGACGCAGGACGGTTCCATCCTGGTCAAGCAGATCCGCGAGATGGGGCTGGACACCAAGGTGTTCGGCGTCGGCTCCTGGGCCACCGCCGACTTCATCAACCTGACCGGCGAGGCCGCGGAAGGCATCCACGCCGCCGTCCCCTACGCCTCCAGCATGGACACCCCGCGCAACCAGACCTTCGTCCAGAAATATCAGGCGAAGTACGGCATCAAGCCCGGCAAGTACGGCGCCGCCGGCTACAACGCGCTGAACATCGCCGGGCAGGCCATCGCGCGAGCCGGCGGCACCGACGCCGAGGCCATCCGGGCAGCGCTCGCCAAGACCAGCTACGAGGCGCCGAACGGCGTCTACAAGTTCACCGACAAGGGCCAGGCCTACGGCTTCGACGCGGTGCTGGTGCGGATCGAGAAGGGCGAACCGAAGGTGATCGCCTCCACCCCGGTGGACGCGCCGCACTGA
- a CDS encoding amidohydrolase/deacetylase family metallohydrolase, with amino-acid sequence MSETHTFDLVLRGGRILDPANGLDLVGDLAVAKGRIAAVAERLPDDAADTILDVSGKLVTPGLIDTHAHVFEKVTGRFGLNPDMVGVRSGVSTLVDQGGPSLMTLPAFRRFIAEPARSRTLCFLSAYLVGGLEGHYYPQLYRPDCVDVDATIRVGRENRDIVKGIKAHAEVGGASRWGLDVIKQAKRIADGIGVPLYVHLGQLWPEVEGGEAVDPDMLVEELVPLLDSRDILAHPFTRHPGGFISTRTGEVHPVIYKALERGLTVDVGHGSHFSFEMARRTLAAGILPYTLGADLHGYNVKAPTAGAGGDREANPFYGVAPFSLTHAMTELLTLGMALGDVLKTVTSNPAAMLGMADEIGALTPGMAADVAVLEVKAGRWQLSDNSGERVTAPEMIVPAFSLRDGVVQEVDSPLLPKPIPVAA; translated from the coding sequence ATGTCAGAGACGCACACGTTCGACCTCGTGCTCCGCGGCGGACGGATTCTCGATCCGGCCAACGGGCTGGATCTGGTCGGCGATCTGGCGGTCGCGAAGGGCCGCATCGCGGCGGTGGCGGAACGGCTGCCCGACGATGCCGCCGACACCATCCTTGATGTCTCCGGAAAGCTCGTGACGCCGGGCCTGATCGACACCCACGCGCACGTCTTCGAAAAGGTCACCGGGCGCTTCGGGCTGAACCCGGACATGGTGGGTGTGCGGTCCGGCGTGTCGACGCTGGTCGATCAAGGCGGGCCGAGCCTGATGACCTTGCCGGCCTTCCGCCGCTTCATCGCCGAGCCGGCGCGCTCGCGCACGCTGTGCTTCCTGTCGGCCTATCTGGTCGGCGGGCTGGAGGGCCACTATTACCCGCAGCTCTACCGCCCGGATTGCGTCGATGTGGACGCCACCATCCGCGTCGGGCGCGAGAACCGCGACATCGTGAAGGGCATCAAGGCCCACGCGGAGGTCGGCGGCGCCTCGCGCTGGGGCCTCGACGTCATCAAGCAGGCCAAGCGCATCGCCGACGGCATCGGCGTGCCGCTCTACGTCCATCTCGGCCAGCTCTGGCCGGAGGTCGAGGGCGGCGAAGCCGTCGATCCCGACATGCTGGTGGAGGAGCTGGTCCCGCTGCTGGATTCGCGCGACATCCTGGCCCATCCCTTCACCCGCCACCCCGGCGGCTTCATCTCCACCCGCACCGGCGAGGTGCACCCGGTCATTTACAAGGCGCTGGAGCGCGGCCTGACCGTGGACGTCGGCCACGGCTCTCACTTCAGCTTCGAGATGGCGCGGCGGACGCTGGCGGCGGGCATCCTGCCTTACACGCTGGGCGCCGACCTGCACGGCTACAACGTGAAGGCTCCGACGGCGGGCGCCGGCGGCGACCGCGAGGCCAACCCCTTCTACGGCGTCGCCCCCTTCAGCCTGACCCACGCGATGACCGAGCTGCTGACTCTCGGCATGGCGCTGGGCGACGTCCTGAAGACGGTGACCAGCAACCCCGCCGCCATGCTGGGCATGGCCGACGAGATCGGTGCGCTGACACCGGGCATGGCCGCCGACGTGGCGGTGCTGGAGGTCAAGGCGGGCCGCTGGCAGCTCAGCGACAACAGCGGCGAGCGGGTGACCGCGCCGGAGATGATCGTCCCGGCCTTCTCGCTGCGCGACGGCGTGGTGCAGGAGGTGGACAGCCCGCTGCTGCCGAAGCCGATTCCGGTGGCGGCGTAA